One genomic segment of Arthrobacter sp. JZ12 includes these proteins:
- a CDS encoding FtsK/SpoIIIE family DNA translocase encodes MATRTSPPSSRGQQPRSPQQSRTRSTAASGRGSSRVNSKTQPLPTPEEKLPLPLRAVRGFWMGLAHLVAAAIRKFGHDVQPPKDLRRDGTGFFLFLCAVAVASVEWWALTGPVADGIHAVAGGSVGWMALLLPLMLLIGAVRLFRYPEAPRANNRIGIGLTVMAVAGAGIAHLVGGQPALHEGLDPLWRAGGVVGYLVAGPASAVISAWPVAVVLAFLLFVSILIVTATPFRHIPSRLRNLYEHLMGQSPHQGDDRDADEHDQSYLSDRDRAPRKPKKKARLFGGKKSAEQDEEPDGYAGDEAFERAVLDDDGEAAQAPPAVPPGVRRPTQQELATEKIRRNQGLGNPEPATEAISVLPAAGAPAVKPAQVPSNPVQPQAPATPIPQRTEQLSLAGDVTYTLPPSDYLPAGTPPKERSEANDAVVAALTHTLEQFNVDAKVTGFSRGPTVTRYEIELASGTKVERVTALSKNIAYAVASSDVRILSPIPGKSAIGIEIPNTDRETVSLGDVLRSGNARKTDHPMVMGVGKDVEGGFVVANLAKMPHLLVAGATGAGKSSFVNSMITSLLMRATPDEVRMIMVDPKRVELTAYEGVPHLITPIITNPKKAAEALQWVVREMDTRYDDLANFGYKHIDDFNKAVRNGKVVPPPDSKRVVRPYPYLLVIVDELADLMMVAPRDVEDSIVRITQLARAAGIHLVLATQRPSVDVVTGLIKANVPSRMAFATSSVTDSRVVLDQPGAEKLIGQGDALFLPMGASKPMRVQGAWVTESEIHRVVEHVKEQLKAVYRDDVAVEAPKKQIDDDIGDDLEVLLQATELVVTTQFGSTSMLQRKLRVGFAKAGRLMDLLESRGVVGPSEGSKARDVLVKPDDLAPVLAAMRGDDPPPVAAASDSETASYPSAGADLVAEDLDSRPQAVDYHDGDDDGSEDAWELTGR; translated from the coding sequence ATGGCGACTCGTACTTCCCCTCCTTCTTCGCGGGGTCAGCAGCCGCGAAGTCCGCAACAGTCGCGAACACGCAGCACGGCTGCATCCGGCCGTGGTTCCAGCCGCGTCAACAGCAAGACCCAGCCGCTGCCCACTCCAGAGGAGAAATTGCCACTGCCCCTGCGTGCCGTGCGCGGCTTCTGGATGGGGCTCGCGCATCTCGTGGCGGCTGCCATCCGGAAGTTCGGGCATGACGTCCAGCCGCCGAAAGATCTTCGTCGCGACGGCACCGGCTTCTTCCTCTTTCTGTGTGCAGTAGCAGTTGCAAGCGTCGAATGGTGGGCGCTAACGGGCCCGGTTGCTGACGGCATTCACGCGGTCGCAGGCGGCTCGGTGGGCTGGATGGCGCTGCTGCTGCCCCTCATGCTCCTGATCGGCGCGGTTCGCCTGTTCAGGTACCCGGAAGCGCCCCGTGCCAACAACCGCATCGGCATTGGGCTCACGGTCATGGCCGTGGCGGGAGCGGGCATCGCGCATCTGGTCGGCGGTCAGCCGGCATTGCACGAGGGCCTTGATCCGCTGTGGCGTGCCGGTGGAGTGGTCGGCTACCTGGTCGCGGGTCCGGCGTCGGCCGTCATCTCCGCCTGGCCGGTAGCGGTAGTGCTGGCCTTCCTGCTCTTCGTTAGCATCCTCATCGTGACGGCCACGCCGTTCCGCCACATTCCCTCCCGGCTGCGGAACCTGTACGAACACCTGATGGGCCAGAGCCCGCACCAGGGCGATGACAGGGACGCGGACGAGCACGATCAGAGTTACCTGTCCGACCGCGACCGGGCACCGCGGAAGCCCAAGAAGAAGGCCCGCCTGTTCGGCGGGAAGAAGTCGGCGGAACAGGACGAGGAACCGGACGGCTACGCTGGCGACGAAGCCTTCGAACGTGCCGTGCTCGACGACGACGGGGAGGCGGCGCAAGCGCCTCCCGCAGTTCCGCCGGGCGTGCGCCGGCCTACACAGCAGGAATTGGCCACCGAAAAGATCCGCCGTAACCAGGGTCTGGGGAACCCAGAGCCTGCCACCGAGGCCATATCCGTGCTGCCGGCCGCCGGCGCTCCCGCTGTGAAACCGGCGCAGGTTCCCTCCAACCCGGTCCAGCCACAGGCACCGGCCACCCCGATTCCGCAGCGTACCGAACAGCTCTCCCTCGCGGGAGACGTCACCTATACGCTGCCGCCCTCCGATTACCTGCCTGCAGGTACCCCGCCAAAGGAGCGCTCCGAAGCCAACGACGCCGTCGTTGCCGCCCTGACGCACACCCTCGAGCAATTCAATGTTGACGCGAAGGTGACCGGCTTCTCCCGCGGACCAACCGTGACGCGCTACGAGATCGAGCTGGCATCGGGTACCAAGGTGGAGCGGGTCACGGCCCTCTCGAAGAACATCGCATATGCGGTGGCGAGCTCGGACGTACGCATCCTGTCCCCCATTCCGGGGAAGTCCGCAATCGGTATCGAGATTCCCAACACCGACCGCGAAACCGTCTCCCTTGGCGATGTGCTGCGCTCCGGGAATGCCCGCAAGACGGACCACCCGATGGTGATGGGTGTGGGCAAGGACGTTGAGGGCGGATTCGTGGTTGCAAACCTCGCGAAGATGCCCCACCTGCTGGTTGCCGGCGCTACCGGCGCGGGCAAGTCGTCCTTCGTGAATTCGATGATCACCTCGCTGCTCATGCGGGCCACCCCGGACGAGGTGCGCATGATCATGGTGGATCCGAAGCGCGTTGAACTCACTGCCTATGAGGGCGTGCCGCATCTCATCACCCCGATCATCACCAACCCCAAGAAGGCGGCCGAGGCGCTGCAATGGGTGGTGCGGGAGATGGATACCCGGTATGACGACCTCGCGAACTTCGGCTACAAGCACATCGACGACTTCAACAAGGCAGTCCGCAACGGCAAGGTTGTGCCGCCGCCGGACTCCAAGCGGGTGGTGCGACCATACCCGTACCTGCTGGTGATCGTGGACGAGTTGGCCGACCTGATGATGGTCGCTCCGCGCGATGTCGAAGACTCGATCGTGCGTATCACCCAGCTGGCGCGTGCAGCCGGTATCCACCTGGTCCTTGCGACGCAGCGTCCCTCGGTCGACGTCGTCACCGGCCTGATCAAGGCAAACGTTCCGTCGCGCATGGCATTCGCCACGTCGTCGGTCACAGACTCACGTGTTGTCCTGGACCAGCCCGGCGCAGAGAAACTCATCGGCCAGGGTGACGCTCTGTTCCTGCCGATGGGAGCGTCCAAGCCCATGCGTGTGCAGGGCGCCTGGGTGACCGAGTCGGAAATTCATCGCGTCGTGGAGCACGTCAAGGAGCAGCTCAAGGCTGTCTACCGGGACGACGTCGCCGTCGAAGCACCGAAGAAGCAGATCGATGACGACATCGGCGACGACCTCGAGGTTCTGCTGCAGGCCACCGAGTTGGTGGTGACCACGCAGTTCGGGTCCACCTCCATGCTTCAGCGGAAGCTGCGGGTCGGATTCGCCAAGGCCGGCCGCCTGATGGACCTCCTGGAATCCCGTGGCGTAGTCGGACCGTCCGAAGGCTCGAAGGCTCGCGACGTCCTCGTGAAGCCTGATGACCTTGCGCCGGTGCTGGCAGCAATGCGTGGTGATGATCCGCCTCCGGTTGCGGCGGCTTCCGATTCCGAAACGGCGTCCTACCCGTCGGCAGGCGCCGACCTGGTGGCCGAGGATCTCGACTCCCGCCCGCAGGCCGTGGACTACCACGACGGAGACGACGACGGCTCCGAAGACGCCTGGGAACTGACGGGCAGGTAG
- a CDS encoding CinA family protein, with protein sequence MTPYSKGPAAEEAIDKARRLGLSVATAESLTAGMVAAALATVPGASAVLRGGVVSYHRDLKASLLGVEAGLLARVGAVDPSVAEQMAAGARRSCGADVGVATTGVAGPEPHEGKEVGVVVVAVVTENRRISQEHRFGGDRAGIRKKACEAALKLLVEVLEETLREQRGAQNSYQ encoded by the coding sequence GTGACGCCATACTCCAAGGGACCGGCTGCGGAAGAGGCAATCGACAAGGCTCGCCGGTTGGGGCTGTCGGTGGCAACTGCGGAATCGTTGACGGCGGGTATGGTCGCTGCTGCTCTCGCCACGGTCCCGGGAGCGTCCGCCGTGCTCCGGGGTGGCGTCGTCTCCTATCACCGGGATCTGAAGGCATCCCTGCTGGGTGTGGAGGCAGGACTCCTTGCACGAGTCGGTGCTGTTGATCCGTCTGTTGCCGAGCAGATGGCGGCGGGTGCGCGTCGATCCTGCGGGGCCGATGTCGGCGTCGCGACCACCGGAGTGGCAGGACCGGAGCCGCACGAAGGGAAGGAAGTCGGCGTGGTGGTTGTTGCAGTGGTCACGGAGAACCGCAGAATCTCGCAGGAGCACAGGTTTGGCGGCGATCGGGCGGGAATCCGTAAAAAAGCCTGTGAAGCAGCCCTGAAGTTGCTGGTGGAAGTCCTCGAAGAGACGCTCCGGGAACAAAGGGGCGCCCAGAATAGTTATCAATAA
- a CDS encoding helix-turn-helix transcriptional regulator, with the protein MVKQPVSVNGVIRWRDVGLAEDPQRKPKERKMVVLRHEIGDVLRDVRQRQGRTLREVSHSARVSLGYLSEVERGQKEASSELLSSICAALDVPLSMMLREVSDRLAEAEGVAVPDTVPQEFSQQFGGEIPEDFTDGFSRGLAATKN; encoded by the coding sequence ATGGTAAAGCAACCCGTATCCGTAAACGGCGTGATCCGTTGGCGGGATGTGGGGTTGGCAGAAGATCCGCAACGTAAGCCGAAGGAGCGCAAGATGGTCGTATTACGCCACGAAATTGGAGATGTCCTTCGTGACGTCCGCCAGCGCCAGGGCCGTACGCTCAGGGAAGTGTCGCATAGCGCCCGAGTTTCCCTCGGCTACCTTAGCGAGGTGGAGCGGGGTCAGAAGGAAGCATCCTCGGAATTGCTGTCCTCCATCTGCGCCGCTCTCGACGTCCCTCTGTCAATGATGCTTCGCGAGGTCAGTGACCGCCTCGCCGAGGCGGAAGGTGTAGCTGTCCCTGACACGGTTCCCCAGGAGTTCTCCCAGCAGTTCGGTGGAGAAATCCCGGAGGACTTCACCGACGGCTTCAGCAGGGGACTGGCCGCAACCAAGAACTGA
- a CDS encoding MarR family winged helix-turn-helix transcriptional regulator, which yields MTVDRHEPDASVDAAVQALEQQLSMLWRRARSNSYKVARRVHPDMEPAAYGLLVILQREGSMRLTDLAASIGVGKPSVSRQIAMLEQLGLVQKTADPLDGRAQSISLTEDGLRQLSAAQEARKEAFHHLMEDWSVDDVTTLGNLIAQLNDTYTRDNW from the coding sequence ATGACTGTGGACCGCCATGAACCCGATGCCTCCGTCGATGCTGCCGTTCAGGCGTTGGAGCAGCAGCTCAGTATGCTGTGGCGGCGCGCCCGGTCCAACTCCTACAAGGTTGCGCGTCGGGTTCATCCTGATATGGAGCCTGCTGCCTACGGGCTGCTGGTCATCCTACAGCGGGAAGGATCAATGCGCCTGACCGACCTCGCAGCCAGCATCGGCGTGGGCAAGCCTTCGGTGAGCCGGCAGATCGCGATGCTCGAACAACTCGGCCTCGTGCAGAAGACAGCCGATCCGCTGGACGGACGCGCCCAGTCGATCAGTCTCACGGAAGACGGCCTGCGTCAGCTTTCGGCGGCCCAGGAGGCACGGAAGGAAGCCTTCCATCATCTGATGGAGGATTGGAGCGTCGATGACGTCACCACACTCGGAAACCTCATTGCCCAGCTCAACGACACCTACACCCGGGACAACTGGTAG
- a CDS encoding DUF3046 domain-containing protein translates to MRTSDFWRLMDDEFGPAYSRTLAETLHLSGLGDRTPAEALRAGIDPKVVWLSVCEMQDVPEHRRLGRDVKPR, encoded by the coding sequence ATGCGTACGAGCGACTTCTGGCGGTTGATGGACGATGAGTTTGGTCCTGCCTATTCACGCACCCTCGCCGAGACCCTGCACCTGTCCGGCCTCGGCGACCGCACGCCCGCCGAGGCGCTGCGTGCGGGGATAGATCCGAAGGTTGTGTGGTTGTCGGTGTGCGAAATGCAGGACGTACCTGAGCACCGAAGGCTTGGCCGGGACGTGAAGCCGCGCTAG
- the pgsA gene encoding CDP-diacylglycerol--glycerol-3-phosphate 3-phosphatidyltransferase, producing MSNADSGAVPVLNVANVLTVVRIILVPFFIWFLLADAGDGGMFRWLAVATFAVAIYTDKLDGDLARSRGLITNFGKIADPIADKLLIGSALILLSVLGELWWWVTLVILVRELGITLLRFAVIRYGVMPASRGGKLKTVVQTLAIFLYLVQAALGGWAQWPAIVAMMAAVVITVVTGVDYVLQAIRLRRSARNPLP from the coding sequence GTGAGTAACGCTGACTCCGGGGCAGTGCCCGTTCTCAATGTGGCGAACGTCCTGACGGTCGTGCGCATCATCCTGGTTCCGTTCTTCATCTGGTTCCTCCTCGCTGACGCGGGCGACGGCGGGATGTTCCGTTGGCTGGCAGTGGCCACGTTCGCGGTGGCCATCTACACGGACAAGCTGGACGGGGACCTCGCCCGTAGCCGGGGCCTCATCACCAACTTCGGCAAGATCGCCGACCCGATCGCGGACAAACTCCTGATCGGTTCGGCCCTGATCCTGCTTTCGGTGCTGGGTGAACTGTGGTGGTGGGTGACTCTTGTCATCCTGGTGCGGGAGCTCGGAATCACCCTGCTGCGGTTCGCGGTCATCCGTTACGGCGTGATGCCGGCTTCGCGGGGCGGCAAGTTGAAGACCGTGGTCCAGACTCTCGCCATCTTCCTTTACCTGGTGCAGGCGGCACTCGGGGGTTGGGCTCAGTGGCCGGCCATCGTGGCGATGATGGCAGCCGTCGTGATCACGGTAGTGACCGGCGTCGACTACGTGCTCCAGGCGATCCGCCTGCGCCGTTCAGCGCGCAACCCGCTCCCGTGA